The DNA window ACACGGACGTGAAGGACGCCGCCCGCGAGATGGCCGCGAGGCAGGTCAAGCGCCTGCCGGTCACGCGGGACGGCAAGGTCGTGGGCATCGTGAGCCTGGCCGACCTCGCCAACCTGGAGGGCAGCAGCGCCGACCAGACCGCGCTGGAGGGCATCAGCAAGCCCACGTGAGCGGCGTCCCCGGATGTGTTCGGGGACAGCACAACGCCCCGACGTTCAGCCGGGGCGTGTGCTTTTGCTGTCCTCAGTGTGCCAGGTCGCGCAGCTGCCTGTACAGCTCCTTCTCCTGGTCCGTCAGGGTCTTGGGCACGGTCACGTTCAGGCGGACATACAGGTCGCCGCGCGTGCCGTCCTTCTTCGGCCAGCCCTGACCGCGCAGCCGCATGCGCCGCCCGCCGCTGGAGCCCGCAGGCACACTCAGCTGTCCGCTGCCGCCGCTGATGGTCTGCACCTTCACGTCCCCGCCGAGCGCCGCCACGGGGGCCGGCACGTCCACGCTGGTGGTCAGGTGGTCGCCGTCCAGCTCGAAGCGGGCGTCCTCCAGCACGCGGATGGTCAACAGGACGTCCCCGCCGCCGGGACCCTGCCCGGCCAGCCGCAGGCGTGCGCCGTCGCGGGTGCCGGCTGGAACGCGCAGGCTCAGGCGCTTGCCGTCCACGTTGATCACCTCGTCGCTGCCCGCGAACGCCTCCTCCAGCGTGACCTGCAGCTCACCCTCGACGTTCTGCACGAAGCGCCGCCCGCCACCCAGACCGCCGCCGCCCAGCAGGTCTTCCAGATTCACCTGCTGACCCGCCGGGTTGCGGAAACCGCCGCCCCCGCCGCGCCCGAACAGGCCCTGGAAGAAGTCGCTGAACTGGCTGGGATCGAAGCCGGAGAAGTCCCCGCCCTGGAAACCGCCGCCCCCGCCGGGGCCGCCGTAGCCGGGCGGCACCTGCCCGGTGTGCCCGAACTGGTCGTACACCTTGCGCT is part of the Deinococcus metalli genome and encodes:
- a CDS encoding DnaJ C-terminal domain-containing protein, encoding MAYKDYYDVLGVTRSASEADIKSAYRKLAKQYHPDKNAGDEKAADRFKEIGEAYAALSDPEKRKVYDQFGHTGQVPPGYGGPGGGGGFQGGDFSGFDPSQFSDFFQGLFGRGGGGGFRNPAGQQVNLEDLLGGGGLGGGRRFVQNVEGELQVTLEEAFAGSDEVINVDGKRLSLRVPAGTRDGARLRLAGQGPGGGDVLLTIRVLEDARFELDGDHLTTSVDVPAPVAALGGDVKVQTISGGSGQLSVPAGSSGGRRMRLRGQGWPKKDGTRGDLYVRLNVTVPKTLTDQEKELYRQLRDLAH